A region from the Musa acuminata AAA Group cultivar baxijiao chromosome BXJ1-10, Cavendish_Baxijiao_AAA, whole genome shotgun sequence genome encodes:
- the LOC103968850 gene encoding diacylglycerol O-acyltransferase 1-2: protein MAISGDGETQTFGRSSEPSPPSSDLRRRRRTSSPAPATADYSSTTSFPAFEASTVDSGEESGVETSSDADEYHRVTGGEDGEENVRPAMSTGKKDVDGGRRSEGLGVGGTVPPQFLYRASSPAHVKVKESPLSSDAIFRQSHAGLFNLCIVVLIAVNGRLIIENLMKYGLLIRAGFWFSSKSLRDWPLLMCCLTLPLFSLGAFLIEKLAWHKFITEPLAISLHVMCTTTAISYPVYVILRCDSAVLSGFTLMFFACIVWLKLVSFAHTNYDMRTIVKSSDKEDASFNFSGHDFEKGVSFKQLVDFMVAPTLCYQQNYPRTMCIRKGWVIRQLVKLVICTGLMGFIIEQYINPIVKNSEHPLKGNLLSAIERVLKLSVPTLYVWLCMFYCFFHLWLNILAELLCFGDREFYKDWWNAKTVEEYWRMWNMPVHKWMIRHIYLPCVRNGLPKGVAVFISFFVSAVFHELCGSVPCHIFKFWAFIGIMFQIPLVILTNYLQNKFKSTMVGNMIFWFFFCILGQPMCVLLYYHDVMNRKVNT from the exons ATGGCGATTTCAGGGGATGGAGAAACCCAAACCTTCGGCCGATCGAGCGAGCCCTCGCCGCCATCCTCggacctccgccgccgccgccgcacctCCTCCCCCGCCCCTGCCACCGCCGACTACTCCTCGACGACGAGCTTTCCCGCCTTCGAGGCCTCGACCGTCGATTCCGGAGAGGAGTCCGGCGTCGAGACCAGTTCCGATGCGGATGAGTACCACCGGGTGACTGGTGGCGAGGACGGAGAGGAGAACGTGAGGCCAGCGATGTCGACGGGCAAAAAGGACGTGGATGGGGGTCGCAGGAGCGAGGGGCTGGGAGTGGGAGGTACGGTTCCGCCGCAGTTCTTGTATCGGGCGTCCTCGCCGGCGCACGTAAAAGTGAAGGAGAGTCCTTTGAGTTCGGATGCGATCTTCAGGCAG AGCCATGCAGGTCTTTTTAACCTCTGTATAGTAGTGCTGATCGCAGTTAATGGAAGGCTTATCATTGAGAACTTGATGAAG TATGGTCTTCTTATAAGGGCTGGGTTTTGGTTCAGTTCGAAATCACTGAGAGATTGGCCACTTTTGATGTGCTG CCTTACACTGCCCCTTTTCTCTCTTGGTGCATTCCTGATTGAAAAACTAGCATGGCACAAGTTTATTACAGAACCA TTAGCTATCTCTCTTCATGTGATGTGCACAACCACTGCAATTTCTTATCCAGTTTATGTAATTCTTAG GTGTGATTCTGCAGTTTTATCTGGCTTCACATTGATGTTCTTTGCATGCATAGTTTGGTTAAAGCTTGTGTCCTTCGCGCATACAAATTATGATATGCGAACAATTGTCAAATCTTCTGATAAG gaGGATGCATCTTTCAACTTCTCAGGCCATGATTTTGAGAAAGGTGTTAGCTTCAAACAATTAGTGGACTTCATGGTAGCTCCCACACTTTGCTATCAG CAAAATTATCCTCGTACAATGTGCATTAGAAAGGGTTGGGTGATCCGTCAGCTTGTTAAATTGGTGATCTGTACAGGTTTAATGGGCTTCATTATCGAGCAA TACATCAACCCAATTGTCAAGAATTCTGAACACCCTTTGAAAGGGAATCTTCTGTCTGCTATAGAAAGAGTGTTGAAGTTGTCGGTGCCAACTTTGTACGTGTGGCTTTGCATGTTCTATTGCTTTTTTCATCTATG GCTAAATATTCTTGCTGAGCTCCTCTGTTTTGGTGATCGTGAGTTCTACAAAGATTGGTGGAATGCAAAAACAGTTGAAGAG TATTGGAGAATGTGGAACATG CCTGTCCATAAATGGATGATTCGCCATATATACCTTCCCTGCGTACGCAATGGCTTACCAAAG GGAGTTGCTGTTTTCATTTCCTTCTTCGTCTCTGCTGTATTTCATGAG CTGTGTGGTTCTGTTCCATGCCACATATTCAAGTTTTGGGCATTTATAGGAATAATGTTTCAG ATCCCGTTAGTCATCCTGACAAACTACCTCCAGAATAAATTCAAGAGTACAATG GTTGGGAACATGATATTTTGGTTCTTCTTCTGCATTCTTGGACAACCAATGTGTGTCCTCTTGTACTACCATGACGTGATGAACAGGAAAGTGAACACGTAG
- the LOC103968845 gene encoding monothiol glutaredoxin-S2-like produces MAAVAAAVARGKKRGTAVLSIDGADEAPEERVARLIRENPAVIFNRRECCMSHVMKRLLAVVGAHPAAIELQEADEEAAAAAAGDGGLPALFVGGVAVGGLEGLMGLHLRGGLVPMLREAGALRI; encoded by the coding sequence ATGGCTGCGGTGGCGGCAGCGGTGGCGAGGGGGAAGAAGAGGGGGACAGCTGTGCTGTCCATCGACGGGGCGGATGAGGCGCCGGAGGAGCGTGTGGCGCGGCTGATCAGGGAGAACCCCGCGGTCATCTTCAACCGGCGGGAGTGCTGCATGAGCCACGTCATGAAGCGGCTGCTGGCGGTGGTGGGCGCCCACCCAGCGGCCATCGAGCTGCAGGAGGCCGACGAAGAGGCTGCCGCTGCCGCGGCCGGGGACGGCGGGCTTCCCGCCCTCTTCGTCGGCGGCGTTGCCGTGGGCGGCCTCGAGGGCCTCATGGGCCTCCACCTCCGCGGTGGTCTCGTCCCCATGCTCCGCGAAGCCGGCGCCCTCCGCATCTGA
- the LOC103968849 gene encoding uncharacterized protein LOC103968849 → MLMEGGPATAAIPLRSTATVAPPRYSLPPCRFYGEDVLFCVDVDVESKAEMAKGRAITRLDAIKQALLLFVHTKLSMNPDHRFAFSILAQSVSWLRKEFSSEVDSALSAVRAITAADSSYGLADITQLFRIAAHEAKKSRAQGRLFRVILIYCRSSACPQHQWPVSQKLFTMDVLYLHDKPSSENCPQKVYDALVDALEHVSEYEGYIFESGQGLTRVLFRQMCMLLSHPQQRCVQDDLDFPKSLVRKSPPQTDAAVSEDSMPVSSQ, encoded by the exons ATGCTTATGGAGGGCGGGCCGGCGACTGCCGCAATACCTCTACGATCCACCGCAACGGTTGCTCCTCCTCGGTATTCGCTGCCGCCATGTCGGTTCTACGGCGAGGACGTGCTCTTCTGCGTGGACGTGGACGTGGAGTCCAAGGCCGAGATGGCGAAGGGCCGCGCCATCACCCGCCTCGACGCCATCAAGCAGGCCCTTCTCCTCTTCGTCCATACCAAGCTCTCCATGAACCCTGACCACCGCTTCGCTTTCTCCATCCTCGCCCAGTCCGTCTCCTGG CTCCGAAAGGAATTTAGCAGTGAGGTTGATTCTGCTCTGTCAGCAGTTCGAGCAATAACTGCGGCTGACTCATCATATGGCCTTGCTGATATCACACAACTTTTTCGCATAGCAGCCCATGAAGCTAAAAAATCTCGTGCCCAGGGTCGTCTCTTCAGAGTG ATACTCATTTACTGCAGATCATCGGCTTGTCCCCAGCATCAATGGCCTGTTAGCCAGAAGCTTTTCACCATGGATGTTCTTTATCTCCATGACAAGCCTAGCTCCGAGAACTGTCCACAGAAGGTATATGATGCCTTAGTCGATGCCCTTGAACACGTAAGTGAATATGAAGGCTACATCTTCGAGAGTGGGCAGGGCCTCACTCGCGTCCTCTTCCGGCAGATGTGTATGCTCCTTTCGCACCCCCAGCAAAGGTGCGTGCAAGATGATCTCGACTTTCCCAAGTCCCTTGTGAGGAAGTCGCCACCTCAAACCGATGCTGCAGTAAGTGAAGATAGCATGCCCGTCTCCAGCCAGTAG
- the LOC135596016 gene encoding cytochrome P450 711A1-like: MEMGSTTITLGWAGYAFALVAFLVGFLMYLYAPSWGVRKVPGPPTIPLLGHLPLLAKHGPDVFSVLAQTYGPVFRFHMGRQPMVIVADPELCKQVGIKKFKSVPNRSLPTPISGSPLHQKGLFFTRDSRWSAMRNTIISLYQPTHLAGLIPTMQSYIDSATRHLSSTQKDDVTFSDLSLRLATDVIGEAAFGVDFGLSGGSPPDGERSKDGEVSEFIKEHIYSTTSLKMDLSGSFSIVLGLLVPALQEPVRQLLKRIPGTADWKIHQTNLKLSKRLEEIVAKRASERARGSKDFLSAILNARDSDGASRKLFTSDYISALAYEHLLAGSATTSFTLSSVLYLVSEHPEVEQKLLREIDGFGPSDLIPTFDDLQHEFPYLDQIIKEAMRFYTVSPLVARETSQPVEVGGFLLPKGTWVWLAPGVLAKDPKHFPEPHLFRPERFDPACDEEKQRHPYAHIPFGIGPRACIGQKFSLQEIKLAVIHLYRRYVFRHSPSMESPLEFQYGVVLNFKHGVKLRVIRRSEAFHVII, from the exons ATGGAGATGGGTAGTACTACTATTACGCTTGGATGGGCGGGATACGCCTTCGCCTTGGTGGCCTTTCTGGTTGGGTTCTTGATGTACTTGTATGCACCGTCCTGGGGAGTGAGGAAGGTGCCCGGGCCTCCGACGATCCCCCTCCTCGGCCACCTTCCCTTGCTCGCAAAGCATGGACCGGACGTGTTCAGCGTTCTTGCTCAGACCTACGGTCCCGTCTTCAG GTTCCATATGGGGAGGCAGCCGATGGTGATCGTTGCTGACCCAGAACTGTGCAAACAGGTTGGCATCAAAAAGTTCAAGAGCGTCCCCAATCGAAGCCTGCCTACTCCCATCTCTGGATCGCCTCTCCACCAGAAGGGCCTTTTCTTCACAAG GGATTCAAGGTGGTCTGCTATGAGAAACACCATCATCTCCCTCTACCAACCCACGCACCTGGCCGGCCTGATCCCCACCATGCAATCCTACATCGACTCCGCAACACGACACCTTTCCTCGACCCAAAAAGACGACGTGACCTTCTCCGACCTGTCCCTCAGACTCGCCACCGATGTCATCGGTGAAGCCGCCTTTGGCGTCGACTTTGGCCTCTCCGGAGGAAGCCCACCTGATGGCGAGCGTAGCAAAGATGGCGAAGTCTCTGAGTTCATCAAAGAGCATATATACTCCACCACCTCCCTCAAGATGGATCTATCCGGCTCCTTCTCCATCGTGCTGGGCCTCCTCGTTCCTGCACTCCAAGAGCCAGTCCGGCAGCTCCTGAAAAGAATTCCTGGCACAGCCGACTGGAAGATACACCAGACGAACCTAAAGCTGAGCAAGAGACTGGAGGAGATCGTCGCCAAGAGGGCATCCGAGCGGGCCAGAGGCTCCAAGGACTTCTTGTCGGCTATCCTGAACGCCAGGGACTCCGATGGAGCATCGAGGAAGCTCTTCACGTCCGATTACATCAGCGCGCTCGCTTACGAGCACCTCCTCGCCGGCTCAGCCACCACTTCCTTCACGCTGTCGTCGGTCCTTTACCTCGTCTCCGAGCATCCGGAAGTCGAGCAAAAACTGCTACGGGAGATCGATGGATTCGGCCCGAGTGATCTGATTCCGACTTTTGATGACCTGCAGCACGAGTTCCCCTACCTCGATCAG ATCATAAAAGAGGCGATGAGATTCTACACGGTGTCTCCGCTCGTCGCGAGAGAAACATCTCAGCCGGTCGAGGTCGGAGGCTTTCTCCTCCCCAAG GGTACATGGGTTTGGCTGGCACCGGGAGTCTTGGCCAAGGACCCAAAGCACTTCCCGGAGCCCCACTTGTTCCGGCCCGAGAGGTTTGATCCGGCGTGCGACGAAGAGAAGCAGAGGCATCCGTATGCGCACATCCCCTTCGGAATCGGACCCAGGGCATGCATCGGGCAGAAGTTCTCGTTGCAGGAGATCAAGTTGGCGGTCATACATCTCTACCGCCGTTATGTATTCAGACACTCCCCAAGCATGGAATCTCCCTTGGAATTCCAATATGGCGTCGTCCTCAACTTCAAGCATGGCGTCAAGCTTCGTGTCATTCGCAGATCCGAAGCCTTCCATGTGATAATCTAA